One genomic segment of Pseudorasbora parva isolate DD20220531a chromosome 6, ASM2467924v1, whole genome shotgun sequence includes these proteins:
- the wu:fa11c10 gene encoding protein FAM110A encodes MPVETLRPTHGRLNGGPFTSAMPFRILNKGPDYFRRAPETGTRKLSAVERLEADKAKYVKSQQVALTKQEPVKPPIIRKPLLSPSMMMQCRINTPPAKKITRRLLEAENGLDHGISRGPQLNLEVLNNLINVCDGPLASSPTPSSPSPSGSSPSSGGHSVGSGQSAEPQHCINFKAHLASTPNSSRTSSPLNNQSPPAEPSRRPPPVPARAPRLVPQGSYGPPNSVTVRRVDVRPQAESRKPQRLPLQPKPRQNQVGQPQIAQPQAPPTPLAQQQPSAAQHPSPCIPSSPMFLRPGILPPASPAFTRLSSASSRGSRPGSSRKHPSLHRSKSDLSDRYSRATADLERFFNYCGLDPDEVEGMGGVERFARANSDIVSVSKLRSVSTSSSEHGDRRRGEEEDDDDDGPVKPGERVPYGISVIERNARVIKWLYGIRQARDATQNISNV; translated from the coding sequence ATGCCAGTGGAGACCCTCCGTCCTACACATGGCCGTCTTAATGGGGGTCCCTTCACCTCTGCCATGCCTTTCCGTATCCTCAATAAAGGCCCCGACTACTTCCGCAGAGCGCCTGAGACTGGAACACGGAAGCTGAGTGCAGTAGAGCGCCTGGAAGCGGACAAGGCCAAGTATGTAAAGAGTCAGCAAGTAGCACTCACTAAACAAGAACCTGTTAAACCCCCAATCATCCGCAAACCGCTGTTATCACCAAGCATGAtgatgcaatgcagaataaacaCTCCACCAGCGAAGAAGATTACCCGGAGGCTACTTGAGGCAGAGAATGGACTGGACCATGGCATAAGCAGAGGACCACAGCTCAACCTGGAAGTACTGAATAATCTAATCAATGTCTGCGATGGGCCGCTTGCATCATCCCCTACCCCTTCCTCTCCTTCTCCCTCAGGCTCTTCTCCCTCTTCCGGGGGTCACAGTGTTGGTAGTGGACAATCTGCAGAACCTCAGCACTGTATCAACTTCAAAGCGCACCTTGCCTCAACGCCCAACTCCTCTCGCACCTCCTCTCCTCTTAACAATCAATCCCCACCTGCTGAGCCCAGCCGAAGGCCACCTCCAGTCCCAGCCAGAGCTCCCAGATTGGTACCACAGGGTAGTTACGGACCACCCAACTCTGTAACTGTGCGGCGGGTAGATGTGCGACCGCAGGCAGAGAGCAGAAAACCTCAGAGATTGCCTCTACAACCCAAACCTAGACAAAACCAAGTAGGTCAACCACAGATAGCCCAGCCACAGGCACCTCCCACACCTCTTGCTCAGCAGCAACCCTCGGCAGCACAACATCCATCCCCCTGCATACCCTCCAGCCCGATGTTTCTGCGCCCTGGCATTCTACCCCCAGCTTCCCCCGCTTTCACTCGTCTTTCTTCAGCCAGCTCTCGGGGGTCACGTCCAGGTTCAAGCCGGAAGCACCCCTCCCTCCATCGGTCAAAGTCAGACTTGAGCGATCGCTACTCTCGGGCCACAGCTGACCTGGAGCGTTTCTTTAACTACTGTGGGCTGGACCCAGATGAGGTGGAAGGAATGGGTGGCGTGGAGCGTTTCGCCCGGGCCAATTCGGACATTGTTTCAGTCTCCAAGCTCCGTAGCGTCAGTACGTCTAGCTCAGAGCACGGGGATAGACGGCGAGGGGAAGAGGAAGATGATGACGACGATGGGCCCGTCAAGCCTGGTGAGCGGGTTCCTTACGGTATCTCAGTCATTGAGAGGAATGCACGCGTCATTAAGTGGCTCTACGGTATCCGACAAGCACGGGATGCCACACAAAACATCTCCAATGTCTAG